ACGATACAGGCACCGAACATTGAAATTGGAATCCCCAACGCTACCCAGAACGCTAACCTCGATTCCAGAAAGATGGCCAGAGTGATAAACACCAGAATCAGCCCCTGAAGCCCGTTCGAACTCAACAACTCCATACGGTCGCGCACATCGATGGACTGATCTTTCCAGAGCTTGAGCGAATATCCGGGAGGCAGCTGGACATCTTTGACGTACTCCCGCACTTCTTCCACAATCGCCAGCAGGTCTTCCTGGGATGTACGTTCGACGGCGATCGACATGGCTGGCTTACCGTTGATTTCGCTGATCATGGTCGTATCAGCAAATTCATCATGTACTTCCCCCAGGTCATCGACTGTCAGCACGACCCCGCCCGCTTCGGTTACCAGTGGAATTTTTTCAATTTCACTCCCGATCAGATGCTTGTTCTTCCCCCGCAGCAACAACACCTGAGAATTGGTATTCATCTTACCGCCCGGCAGTTCCAGGTTTTCCCGCCTTACAGTTCGGGCCACATCCTGCAGAGTGAGGCCATACTTTCGCAGGGTCGCTTCCGGTATCTCAATGTCGATCTGATAATCTCGGGCTCCGGCAATGTTGGCCTGCGAGACCGACTTCAGCTGCAACAGTTCATCGCGAATCTTCTCGGAAACCGTACGGAGTTCCAGTTCGCTGTTCTCATCTTCGTTCCCGGGCCCAATGACGGCAACTTCAATCGCCACCTGACGAAAGGTAATCTGCTGAATATCCGGATCCTCTGCCAGTTCGGGAAAACTGGGGATGCGGTCAATTTCGGAGCGGACCTCGTTTAAAATCTTCTGCACGTCAGGTACATCGGCGCGGAGTTCAAGTACCAGCGAGCCCATACCTTCACTGGCGATGGAGGTGATCTTTTTAATGCCGTCAATCGCGCGGACGGATTCTTCCATCTTCTGGCAGATTCCCTCCTCGACTTCATCGGGGCTAGCTCCGGGGTAAGGCACCGAAACCAGAATGATCTCCAGTTCAAACTCCGGAAAGACTTCGCGTCGCATGAACATCAGCGACACCAGGCCTACGCCCAGCACGGTGACCATCAACGTGTTCATCGCCGGAGAGTTGTTGATGGCCCATTTAATGACCGACTTCATTTCAACTCTCCTTCACGGACAGGCATTCCCTCATTGGCTACACTTAAGGGCGAGGTCACCACACGATCGCCGGGCTTGAGCCCTGAAGCCCCCAGTTCTACCAGCAACTGACTGTCGCTGGTATCAACCACGCGAATCTTCTCTTCGTGCAGCTTGCCTTTCCGGACAATCCAGACCAGGTTACCTGGTCGAATTGCCGTTTCGGGTATTTCGAGCAAAGAAACATTACCTTCAAGAGGAATTTCCACCGAGACGTACATACCTCGCGCCAGCGGCGGTGCCCCCACAACCTGAGTCGTTGGTTTTCCGTTAACCAGAATTTCAGTCGGTCGCGGATCAGACACGACAATCCGGCAAGGAACCGTACGGGTTTTCTCATCCAGTCCGATCCCATCGTAGCGGGAGAGCTTGCCATTCCAGATAAATTTTCTACCGCCAATTTCGTAGTTCACTTTGACAGGCAACTGGGGAAGTTGATATCCCAGATCATGCCGTCCGCCATTCCCGGCAACGGGCACAGGTTTGCCCTTTTGAGCAGCTTGTGCCGCATGCTGCCAGAGTTGATAGAGTTCTTCCATCCGCAGATTGGTACGCACTTCAACCGAAGATGTGTCTTCGATCATTACCAGGGGATCACCGACCTTCACATACCCATCTTTTTCTACCGTATCCTCCACGATGACACCATTGATGGGCGAATAGATTTTCGTACGCTTCAAATCCAGCTGCGCACGGGAAAGCTGTACTTTGACCAGATCGCGGGCATGCATCATCCGTTGTCGACGTGACCGCAGCAGGTCTGCTTCGTTGGTCAGTTTCTGCAGCGCGTTCCGTGCAGCCAGTTCACCCCGCTTGGCTTCTTCGTATTCCGTATCAGAGACGACATTCCGCGTCCGCAGTTTTTCGACCCGGCTTAACTGACTTTTCTGCAGCAGGACTTCTTCGTGTGCCAGATCGATCATTGCTTTTGCATTATCGATTTCCACTTCCAGTTCATCGATGGCGTTCTGAGCCTGCCCCAGTTCCTGTGTCAGACGCTGCACCTCCAACTGGTAATTTTCCGGATCGATCTGAATCAGCAGACTTCCATCTCCGCCAGCTTCCTTTTCCTGCTGCGTGGCTTTATGCACCAGATTACCGACCTTACATCCATCTTTCGTATAGAGCACCTTGCCAGCGACTTCCGCTGCCAGCTTCACTTCTCGCGAGGGAACCACAATCCCATCGACGGCAATGGTCACTCCCGAATCGGAAACCTTGATCGTTTCGGTTGAGACCAGGGGCGCGGTCTGTTCGGTCAGAGTTTCCTGCTGTTCCGGCTCCTGCTTCATGGCTTTCAGAACAACCATACTGCCACCACCGATCCCCAGAATCAGAATCGGCAGCAAAATATGCTTCAGCTTCTTAGACCAGCTTTGAGATGTTTTTGTTTTCGTTTCTGACATGACTGATTTCTATGCTGAATCGCATTCCTACGAGAGTTGGCTGCGGACGCTTCCGACCAACGGGAGATTACCGGGAAGAACTGAGTGGTCTATCGATCTAGTCGCATTCTGCCTTGCTCCGGTTCAGATCTTGTGAAGTGTTGAAGAAGATTCCATAACGGATTCGTTGAATTCCTGTTTCAGATTTTTAACAGCAGCAAGGGAGAACTGCAGGATGTGCTCAATCAGATGCTCTGGATCATAGTGGGCTGCCTGCTCTTCCGGTCCCAGCATCAGACTGACCATCCCCCCGGAGACTCGATAAAACTGACACTGAGCCGCGATACTGAAAATACATTGCATCCTGCGATAGGGGGGAATTTCATCCCCCAGCATTTCCAGCAGAATCCCATCAGCAATATTCACAAAAGGACGAAACAGCTCCTGAATCAAATGTCCGCAGGCTTTCGTCGGCCGCAGGACCTCCCGCATGATCAGGTGATTGCTCCAGGAGAGTTCTCCCGTTCCCAACATACGTCTGACCAGCGTCATAACCCAATCCCGCAATTTTTGTTCGGCGGATGTCTCGGGGGTCCACTCAGGTAAAGGAGCTCGAGAGACCCCCATCTCTTTGGCCAGGCAGATGACTTCCAGATAAAGCTGTTCCTTGTCACCAAAATAGTAATTGACGCTCGCTACGTTGACGTCTGCTTTCTGACAGATTTCGCGCACCGTTGCCTTCTCGAAGCCTTTTTCCGAAAAAACAGGCCCCGCAGCTTCCAGCAAACGGTTTCGCACATCAACAGACGACATAAATTCCTGACTCCTGCACGTTTCTAGCGCTGTTTAATGAGTTTGACAATCAGGCAACAGGTACTATCAGGGAGAACCCGTAAAAAACCCGTTTCAAACAATTGTATTAAACACGTGTTTAAAATCAATCGGAATCTGCCCCAGGAATCATCAATCATCATAATACGATGATATAATTACACTTAAGAATAATTAGTCTGAGAGAGAGAATTGAAAGACTGCGACAGTTACTTCGTAAACCAACAGCAGATCTTCGCAGAAAAAGAAATGCGAACCAATTTCAACCTGTTAAACGCTCCTGACCTTCGTCACGAAAACGGAACCGCTGAAATCCACTCTCATCGAGCCGCTCGCGAAGCAGTTCTTTCCAGAGTCTTTCCGGGAGGCCATTCAGGATGCCATACAGGATCATCCCGATCGTAAGACAGGAGACTTCGACTACTCGCATGGGAAGCGAGAACTGTTTTAAATCAGCGAAAATCTCTTCGGTGCTGCAGTATTCGCCAAATTTCTGATCACGGTACATAAACTCTACGCCCGAGAAATCCTTGCTCCATTCATAATCGAAAGGGCCGAATTCCCGCCTGCGGTGGAGAACCCAGAACCGGGTCCCATCAAAGCGTATACCGTGTGTTCCTCGCAAAACGTCCATCCTGTCATTGTTCTGGAAATGCTGAGCTCCATTGTAGAGTGAACCCGAACTACCAGTCATCAAGAAATAAATGGCTACACATCATACGACATTTCTCCCTGTTTGCGAAGTCCGTTTCTGAACCTCGACACGGTTTTCCCTGTCCTGAAATCCACGCTTTTCCTGATGAATTTGCCATCACCGAAACCGCCCGATTAAAAAAACGCCAGCATAAGTCGATATCTGAACAGAACTTGCTATGATCGTATCGACGACAGTCCCAGATCGATTCCCTAAGACACTTTCAGTCTCATGAAACACACAGAACCCTATCAGGCAGCAGTCGAAATTGTACAGAAACTCAGAGACGCCGGCTTTCAGGCACTCTGGGCCGGGGGCTGCGTGCGGGATCTGCTGCTCGGCAAAGAGCCCAAAGATTACGATGTCGCCACGAATGCCCTGCCCGAGGAAGTGCGTCATCTGTTTGGAAAACGTCGAACCCTGGCCGTCGGTGCCAGCTTCGGTGTGATCATCGTTCGCGGCCACCAGCCGGACTGCGATGTCGAGGTCGCGACATTCCGCACCGAAGGCCCTTACCTGGATGGTCGCCGGCCGGAACATGTCCACTTCACCACAGCCGAAGAAGACGCCCAGCGCCGTGACTTCACAATCAACGGCATGTTCTATGACCCGATCAACGATTCCATCTTCGACTATGTCGGCGGAAAAACGGATCTGCAGCAGCATATCATTCGCGCCATCGGGAACCCCCTGGAACGGATGCAGGAAGATAAACTGCGTCTGCTGCGTGCGATCCGCTTCACTGCCACTCTGCGTTTTAGCCTGGATGAAACTACGTTTCATGCGATTCAGACTATGGCTCAGGAAATCACCGTTGTCAGCCCGGAACGCATCGCGGAAGAAATGCGAAAAATGCTGGTTCACCCGAACCGCGAATATGCAATGGAACTGGCCTGCACAGCCGGTCTGCTCACACCTGTGATCCCGGAACTGGCGCCTCTGTGGGAATCTGAGCCTAACCAGCCACTCTGGCAACAGACCCTCAAACGGCTGGAATTCCTGCAGTCAACGCATTTTGAACCAGCGTTCGCCGCCCTGCTGCTCGACCTGCCTGCCACCGATGATCAGCAACGGCTGAATACCGTGTATGAGGTCTGTAAACAGCTCCGCTTTTCCAACCATGAACTCAATCTGGTGCATTGGCTGATTGAACACCGGGACAACCTGCAGGGAGCCTCTGCATTCCCTCTCTCCCGGCTGAAACGCCTGCTGGCACATCCGAACTTCCCTTACCTGCTGGAACTGGCCGAAGCAGACCTGCGTTCCCGGAATCAGTCGCTGGCAGACCTTGAATTTTGCCGAGAGTATCGTGATCATACCCCCATTGAGGTCTTGAATCCCCCGCCACTGCTTACGGGCAATGATCTGATCGCTTCCGGCATCAAATCGGGCCCGCAGTTCAAAGAACTCTTAACTCAAATTCAGGATGCCCAGTTGGAAGAGCGCATCCAGAACCAGGCGGAAGCATTTGCCCTGCTGAATCAGTTGATCAATCAGAAATAATCATTCTCCCCCCCTGAAAAGGCTTTCTCATGACAGATAAAGTTCGCATTGGAATCATCGGAGCCGGCGCCGTCTCCGACTACCACCACGTCCCCGGCATCAATCTTGATCCCCGTGCAGAACTGGTCTCGATCTGTGACCCCAATTCAGAACTGCTGGCCCAGCGTCAAAGCGACTGGGGCAAAACCAAAGCGACCACAAACTTCCAGGAAATGGCTGATGATCCCGATGTCGACGCCGTGATCATCGCGACTCCCAACTTCACACACCACGAAATCGCCCTCGCCTGTATTAACGGAGGCAAACACGTTATGTGTGAAAAACCGCTCGGATTGAATTACACGGAATCGGCAGAAATGTATCGAGCCGCCCGTGATGCCAACGTTCGCCACATGACCGCTTTCACCTACCGCTTCGCCCCCTCGATGCGGTATGTGAAGCATCTGGTCGAATCTGGAGCCCTCGGCGTGCCGCGCCACTTCCGCAGCCAGCGTTTTCTGGACTGGCCCGAGTCCAGTTGGGGTTGGCGTCAGAGCAAGAAACTCGCTGGTGCCGGCGACCTGTTCGACATGACCATTCACCGCATTGACTTCGCCCAGGACCTGCTCGGACCGATTAAAAGCATCTGTGGTGCCGTCGCGCAGTTTGTTCCCCGCGACAAAACCGCCGAGGGACAACCCTGTGAACCTTCTGAAGTAGACGACTGGTCTTCACTGATCGGGCAGTTTGAAAACGGTGCCGTCGGGGTCTGGGAAGGCAGCACCCTGATGAAAGGCTACCACAACGATGGCTTCGGATATGAATGGGCTGAAGTCAACGGTTCGGAAGGCTCAGCCGCCTATCAGCTGACCGATCCCAACAACATCCTCATCGGCAAACCGGGGCAGACAATGGAAAAACTGCCCGTCCCCGAGGAATATCTGGTTATCGAAGGCAGCCCCCGTGATCCCCACGCCGGCGTCCCCAGCACCGTGTTCCGCTACGACCTGGTCTACGAATTCGTGTCGGCCATCGTAGAAAAACGCGACGCGATTCCCGGTTTCGACCATGGTGCCTCTGCCCAGCTCATCGCTGACTCCGTGCTGGAATCATTTGATAAGCGGACCTGGATCGACATCAACTGCGATCTCTGATCTCAGAATGTCAGCTGGTAGCGTAACATCGCGGTGGGAGAAGGATCATAATTGCCAATGTTTGACTCGTATTCCAGACTGCGGCTGAAGACCAGGCCAACTTCCAATTGACTGATCTTTCCGTTGGTATGTTTGGTTTCCAGGCCACCAATCAGGCGTAAATCGCTGTACGTCACTACGTCATCGACCCCGCCGGGACTGCGTCGGATAGCCCAGGAACCGCCACCGAACTCACCGGCGACATAGGCCCAGCGTTCCAGATGCTCGTCTTTCTCAAGTCGATAGGTAAACTTCGGCTTGGGAAAGATCAGTTCCAGACGAGAGCCTTCACTGAACCACATGATCATACCAGCAGCCGGGAGCATCATGATGTCTTCACGATCCAGATAGACCACCCCCATCACAAACTGCTTGGCACGAGAATGGACATAGTACGCCAGCCCCTTACCCGTGATTCGCAGCGAATCGGAAGTCACATTCTTGAAATCACTATACACCCCGGGAGCGACCTCCAACTCGTAGGACCACTTCTCATTGACCTTGTTGAACCAACGGAAGGAAACCGAAGTATCATATACCCGCGCCGGTAGATCAGTCCGCTCGGGACCGTCCAGGTAGTGCACACCGAACCGGGGTGTAATCGTAAACCCCTCCAGCCGCGGAAGATCGACCGTCTCTGAAAGATACAAAGTGAATATTCCCAGGTTATCGTCGTTTCCGGGCAACCAGGTTACCGAACCGGTTGCGCTCTTATGGGCCAGCATGGGGACAAAGGTTTCACAATCAACGCACTCTTCATCGGTTGCCCCCCAGACCTGATCCTCTTTTAACAGCTGGGGAGGAATCCCCAAAGCTGCCTTGGATTCGGCATCCAGTACATCGGGAATCTGAGGAGACTGGCTGGTCTGTTGAATCTGACTCTCATCACGGGGCATAAAAATCGTCTGATGTCGTTGAGGCAACGGTGAATACTCAGATCCATCCGGATCGTCAAAGATTGTCTTCCGGTTCTGCGCAGAACAGGAATCGATCGCCCCCCAGAACAGGAACGCACCGAGGGCCAGCATCAGTACTACAGTCCGGTAAGACTGAATGAGCATGAGAATTATCCCAATTGTTTACTATAGAGAGAGTTATAGAAATTCTGCGTGCAGCCCGAGTTGCAGAAAGACGAGCAGATACGGAAGCAAATTGATATGAGGTTGGAGAGGTAGAGAGATGTAAGTATGCAATATCAAGGTTGGTACTCCGGGTCAACCCGAATCTTGAGAGCCGGCTTCTCTCAAAATCTATCAGAAAATGCTGCTCTCTGATCGTTGCCCCTTACTGTCATAGATGTTAGAATCAAATTCTTCACATTGAATATATACATTAGAACATATCAATTTCACTTAACAGGAACCAGAGAGACATGGGACGTGTTCAAAAAGGGCGTGAGTTAGCTCAACGTCGTAGCCGGAAAGCCAAACTGAAGAAACTCCGGGACAAGTTCGAGAAAGCCAAAGACGCTTCTGAAAAAGAACAGATCAAAGAGAAAGTACGCAAAATCAGCCCCTTTGCGGTTCTCGAAGAATCTGCCTGAACCCGCTGCTTCAGCGACTAGAAACAGAGTGAAAACATGACGCTGACTCAAGCAGTAGTGAGCGTCTTTTTTTCATGCGCACTCTCCGATGTCACAGCATAAAAAAAGAACAGCCCCAGGCATTTCGCCTGGGGCTGTTCTCGTTTCAATTCCGGCTTAGATTCATCGTTCTGAGAACAGAAACAACCCTTCGTGAGCGTCGACATAAATTGTCGCCCCCTCCGTAAAATCGCCGGAGAGCAACTTGTTCGCCAGCTCATTCTGGATGTGCTGTTGAATCGTCCGCTTCAAAGGCCGAGCACCATACACAGGATCATACCCTTCTTCCGCCAGCAGATCCTTCGCTTCAGTTGAGACTTCCAGCGTATAGCCGTTGGCCTCCACCAGCCGAGAGAGATGCTTGAGCTGCAGGTCCACGATCTGACGGATCTC
This genomic stretch from Gimesia sp. harbors:
- a CDS encoding HlyD family efflux transporter periplasmic adaptor subunit, giving the protein MSETKTKTSQSWSKKLKHILLPILILGIGGGSMVVLKAMKQEPEQQETLTEQTAPLVSTETIKVSDSGVTIAVDGIVVPSREVKLAAEVAGKVLYTKDGCKVGNLVHKATQQEKEAGGDGSLLIQIDPENYQLEVQRLTQELGQAQNAIDELEVEIDNAKAMIDLAHEEVLLQKSQLSRVEKLRTRNVVSDTEYEEAKRGELAARNALQKLTNEADLLRSRRQRMMHARDLVKVQLSRAQLDLKRTKIYSPINGVIVEDTVEKDGYVKVGDPLVMIEDTSSVEVRTNLRMEELYQLWQHAAQAAQKGKPVPVAGNGGRHDLGYQLPQLPVKVNYEIGGRKFIWNGKLSRYDGIGLDEKTRTVPCRIVVSDPRPTEILVNGKPTTQVVGAPPLARGMYVSVEIPLEGNVSLLEIPETAIRPGNLVWIVRKGKLHEEKIRVVDTSDSQLLVELGASGLKPGDRVVTSPLSVANEGMPVREGELK
- a CDS encoding Gfo/Idh/MocA family oxidoreductase; this encodes MTDKVRIGIIGAGAVSDYHHVPGINLDPRAELVSICDPNSELLAQRQSDWGKTKATTNFQEMADDPDVDAVIIATPNFTHHEIALACINGGKHVMCEKPLGLNYTESAEMYRAARDANVRHMTAFTYRFAPSMRYVKHLVESGALGVPRHFRSQRFLDWPESSWGWRQSKKLAGAGDLFDMTIHRIDFAQDLLGPIKSICGAVAQFVPRDKTAEGQPCEPSEVDDWSSLIGQFENGAVGVWEGSTLMKGYHNDGFGYEWAEVNGSEGSAAYQLTDPNNILIGKPGQTMEKLPVPEEYLVIEGSPRDPHAGVPSTVFRYDLVYEFVSAIVEKRDAIPGFDHGASAQLIADSVLESFDKRTWIDINCDL
- a CDS encoding DUF6800 family protein; this translates as MGRVQKGRELAQRRSRKAKLKKLRDKFEKAKDASEKEQIKEKVRKISPFAVLEESA
- a CDS encoding DUF6268 family outer membrane beta-barrel protein translates to MLIQSYRTVVLMLALGAFLFWGAIDSCSAQNRKTIFDDPDGSEYSPLPQRHQTIFMPRDESQIQQTSQSPQIPDVLDAESKAALGIPPQLLKEDQVWGATDEECVDCETFVPMLAHKSATGSVTWLPGNDDNLGIFTLYLSETVDLPRLEGFTITPRFGVHYLDGPERTDLPARVYDTSVSFRWFNKVNEKWSYELEVAPGVYSDFKNVTSDSLRITGKGLAYYVHSRAKQFVMGVVYLDREDIMMLPAAGMIMWFSEGSRLELIFPKPKFTYRLEKDEHLERWAYVAGEFGGGSWAIRRSPGGVDDVVTYSDLRLIGGLETKHTNGKISQLEVGLVFSRSLEYESNIGNYDPSPTAMLRYQLTF
- a CDS encoding CerR family C-terminal domain-containing protein, which produces MSSVDVRNRLLEAAGPVFSEKGFEKATVREICQKADVNVASVNYYFGDKEQLYLEVICLAKEMGVSRAPLPEWTPETSAEQKLRDWVMTLVRRMLGTGELSWSNHLIMREVLRPTKACGHLIQELFRPFVNIADGILLEMLGDEIPPYRRMQCIFSIAAQCQFYRVSGGMVSLMLGPEEQAAHYDPEHLIEHILQFSLAAVKNLKQEFNESVMESSSTLHKI
- a CDS encoding CCA tRNA nucleotidyltransferase: MKHTEPYQAAVEIVQKLRDAGFQALWAGGCVRDLLLGKEPKDYDVATNALPEEVRHLFGKRRTLAVGASFGVIIVRGHQPDCDVEVATFRTEGPYLDGRRPEHVHFTTAEEDAQRRDFTINGMFYDPINDSIFDYVGGKTDLQQHIIRAIGNPLERMQEDKLRLLRAIRFTATLRFSLDETTFHAIQTMAQEITVVSPERIAEEMRKMLVHPNREYAMELACTAGLLTPVIPELAPLWESEPNQPLWQQTLKRLEFLQSTHFEPAFAALLLDLPATDDQQRLNTVYEVCKQLRFSNHELNLVHWLIEHRDNLQGASAFPLSRLKRLLAHPNFPYLLELAEADLRSRNQSLADLEFCREYRDHTPIEVLNPPPLLTGNDLIASGIKSGPQFKELLTQIQDAQLEERIQNQAEAFALLNQLINQK